GAGTGCATCCGGGTACGGGCGCTCGTCGCCACGGACTTGCACGCGTGATGAGCACCCAGCGATCAGCATACACAGGGTGCACGCTGAGATTAGTGCGTATTTGTTCGTTGGAAGGCGCATTTCTATGATCCTCGCACGCAGGCGCAGAGTGCGCGTGCAACGGGATAGTAGGGATGGGCTGCAGCGAAACATCGCCATCGACACGCGGAAACGCGACAGCACGCTCGCCGGGCATTGCGCCTGGACTGGGCGATGTTGACGTGATCGCGATCGCGCGCGATATTGCTGCCCAAGGCATGGATCCCCGCGTGACAAGGCACATGCCAGCGTTCGATGCGCCGTTCTTTCAGGCTGGGCTTGCGGGATATTCTGACGCTGCGATGCGCCTGATCGCGCGCCAGCACGGGTGCCCGATGTGCGTGACCGAGGCACTGCTCGACCGCACGCTGCTCGGCGGCGGACGAGGGTTTGCCAAGGCAGATCTCGGCGACATCGCAGAGAACGTGCCCGGTGGTGATCACGATCATCCGATCTGTGGGCAGATCATGGGATCGACACCGGACGAGATGGCGATTGCCGCACTGAAGATGATCGAGCAGGGACAGCGAGCTGCTGCCGACTACCGCGAACTCGCCTACGCGGACAAGCCGGAGTTGATGTCCGATGCTGCGACCGAGCATCTGCGCCTGCCCGGGAATATCCAGGTGCCAAAGCTGAACTTTGATGTGCAGAAACTCGTCGACACTGCGCAGCACGGAACTGCAAAGGCCGAGTGTCACGAACTGAGTCACGGGCAAAGCTTCGATGCGATCGATCTGAACTTTGCGTGCCCCGTGAAGAAGGTGAAGAACAAGGCGCGCGGTGGGCACTGGCTGGTCGAGCCCGAGGGCGCCATCGATATCATCAGAGCGGTGCGAGAAGCACTTCCGGACGAGGTGCCGCTAACACTCAAGCTGCGCAGAAGCTACGACGACACGCCCGAGATGACTCGCAACTTCGCGCGCATTGTGGATGCAGCGACCGAGATCGGCTGCGCGTGGATCACTGTGCATGGCCGATCTGTTGTGCAGCGATACGTCGGCCCGAGCAGATGGGATCTG
Above is a genomic segment from Phycisphaeraceae bacterium containing:
- a CDS encoding tRNA-dihydrouridine synthase family protein, with the protein product MGCSETSPSTRGNATARSPGIAPGLGDVDVIAIARDIAAQGMDPRVTRHMPAFDAPFFQAGLAGYSDAAMRLIARQHGCPMCVTEALLDRTLLGGGRGFAKADLGDIAENVPGGDHDHPICGQIMGSTPDEMAIAALKMIEQGQRAAADYRELAYADKPELMSDAATEHLRLPGNIQVPKLNFDVQKLVDTAQHGTAKAECHELSHGQSFDAIDLNFACPVKKVKNKARGGHWLVEPEGAIDIIRAVREALPDEVPLTLKLRRSYDDTPEMTRNFARIVDAATEIGCAWITVHGRSVVQRYVGPSRWDLLRDIVRAHPDIPIFGSGDIWTAADIFRMLHYTGASAVSVARGCIGNPWIFRQAREMMAGNEPSKPTLAEQRAVLEEHFALALATNHAYRDTQKITGMQMRKFGIRFAEHHPDADVVRRAFIGVTSLDDWQRVLDEHYVSGCDSSVNQAV